The proteins below are encoded in one region of Sander vitreus isolate 19-12246 chromosome 24, sanVit1, whole genome shotgun sequence:
- the LOC144512735 gene encoding uncharacterized protein LOC144512735 encodes MFAMQEFMSAAIMNTDSWEGHRTVVVSGVPDVLPVSRMADKLTIHFQSCRRSRGGDVQVVTYPTNMDGVAFVTFDKTEDAERVVRKKQQIMMDSEFPDDVLLTVFPFTRDVFLYVPSAMVDLSVFGRDQSSLIQSLRLAHRSLRFQPFHQQMKATIEGPFAAVQALRQDLICRASRLKSTVSAQTAAAKLKETPPNPRVIAHQEFVSSVSRSGPKAKLGPASSNCLSTQLQTTGEATEVQSLLSNAKTQNVSSRQKVSHECLAVGSFCDSDKEERSFEMPSEYRAERTKVNTRQMLKTGVRHVLSGQDLLLADEISAKQPGEDNILEKHRSLDRISATKIRENHTGSCYSSTDFLKGSDQSSSVFTAKILQTRLTNVSTSSKSNTEDTKELSAICPEDQEDTCIWVDTMKHLTRRRLTDA; translated from the exons ATGTTTGCAATGCAAGAGTTCATGTCTGCGGCTATAATGAACACCGACTCCTGGGAGGGACATAGGACGGTGGTTGTGTCCGGTGTACCCGACGTGTTACCCGTTAGCAGGATGGCTGACAAGCTGACTATTCATTTCCAAAGCTGCAGAAGGAGTCGTGGAGGAGACGTTCAGGTGGTCACATATCCCACCAACATGGACGGAGtcgcttttgtcacttttgacaAAACTGAAG ATGCAGAGAGGGTCGTGCGAAAGAAGCAACAGATCATGATGGACAGCGAGTTTCCTGACGACGTCCTTCTTACAGTGTTTCCCTTCACTAGAGAT GTGTTTTTATACGTCCCCAGCGCTATGGTTGACCTCTCCGTATTCGGCAGAGATCAATCGTCGCTGATTCAGAGTCTGCGTTTAGCTCACAGGTCGCTACGTTTCCAGCCTTTCCATCAGCAGATGAAAGCCACCATTGAAGGGCCTTTCGCTGCCGTCCAGGCCCTGAGACAGGACCTCATCTGCAGGGCCAGCCGGCTTAAATCCACAGTCTCAGCCCAAACTGCTGCCGCCAAACTAAAAGAAACTCCTCCTAATCCGAGGGTAATAGCTCATCAGGAGTTTGTCAGCTCTGTAAGCCGCAGCGGTCCTAAAGCTAAGCTGGGACCAGCGAGCTCAAACTGCTTATCAACGCAGCTGCAGACTACAGGTGAGGCGACTGAAGTCCAAAGCCTGCTCTCCAATGCAAAAACTCAAAACGTTTCCTCAAGGCAAAAAGTTTCCCATGAGTGTTTGGCTGTCGGGAGCTTTTGCGACAGTGATAAAGAGGAGAGAAGTTTTGAAATGCCCTCAGAATATAGGGCCGAGAGAACAAAGGTCAACACCAGACAAATGCTCAAAACAGGGGTTAGACATGTCTTATCAGGCCAGGACCTGCTCCTAGCAGACGAAATATCAGCAAAACAGCCAGGCGAAGACAACATTCTCGAAAAACACCGCAGCCTAGACAGGATTTCAGCAACCAAGATCAGAGAGAATCACACAGGCTCCTGCTACAGCAGTACTGACTTTCTGAAGGGATCAGATCAGAGCAGCTCAGTCTTCACTGCTAAGATCCTCCAGACCAGACTTACAAATGTCTCAACGTCCTCCAAGAGCAATACTGAGGATACAAAAGAGCTGTCTGCAATCTGTCCAGAGGATCAGGAGGATACGTGCATCTGGGTCGACACAATGAAACATTTGACAAGAAGGCGTTTGACAGATGCTTGA